A portion of the Blautia hansenii DSM 20583 genome contains these proteins:
- a CDS encoding glycosyltransferase family 2 protein: MSELISIIIPIYNVEDYLERCIKSIQQQTYKNLEIILVNDGSTDGSTEVALEFCQMDPRIKLVNKKNGGLSDARNVGIDVCKGKYIVFVDSDDYVEARYVELLYKSLVSNNAQMAVCSFNIVNDNGSVIKRKLVSEKKNEIITGREMLNRVMRADGYKYVVAWNKIYASNLLEDLRFEKGKLYEDEFFNFEVSYNLTKVSFVAEPLYNYVQRAGSIKLSELTNEKIEMQKEMHEKRISFYKDNKDKELYERAIQMYCNWMVNIVIEARGIINRDLLKSFKRSKKVFLLSMCTRQSSYGEKIQDCIAIFSLFVAAKIKKRRKEKIEND; the protein is encoded by the coding sequence GTGTCAGAATTAATATCAATAATAATTCCTATTTATAATGTAGAAGATTATCTAGAAAGATGTATAAAAAGTATACAGCAACAGACATATAAAAATTTGGAAATTATTTTAGTGAATGATGGATCCACAGATGGGAGTACAGAAGTCGCTTTGGAATTTTGCCAGATGGATCCACGCATTAAGCTTGTCAATAAAAAAAATGGTGGTTTATCAGATGCTCGAAATGTAGGGATTGATGTGTGCAAAGGAAAATATATTGTTTTCGTTGATTCTGATGATTATGTAGAAGCTCGTTATGTAGAACTATTATATAAATCTCTAGTATCTAATAATGCACAAATGGCAGTTTGTTCTTTCAATATTGTTAATGATAATGGAAGTGTAATAAAAAGAAAGTTAGTAAGTGAAAAAAAGAATGAAATTATAACAGGGCGTGAAATGCTTAACAGAGTAATGCGTGCGGATGGATATAAATATGTTGTTGCATGGAACAAAATATATGCATCAAATTTACTCGAGGATCTTAGATTTGAAAAAGGAAAATTATATGAAGATGAATTTTTTAATTTTGAAGTATCTTATAATTTAACTAAAGTAAGTTTTGTGGCAGAACCATTATATAATTATGTACAACGAGCTGGAAGCATAAAACTATCGGAGCTTACTAACGAGAAAATAGAAATGCAAAAAGAAATGCATGAAAAACGTATAAGTTTTTATAAAGATAATAAAGATAAGGAATTGTATGAACGAGCTATTCAAATGTACTGTAATTGGATGGTTAATATTGTAATAGAAGCAAGGGGAATAATTAACAGGGATTTACTAAAAAGTTTTAAAAGAAGCAAAAAAGTTTTCCTGTTATCGATGTGTACAAGACAAAGTTCCTATGGCGAAAAAATTCAAGATTGTATTGCTATTTTTTCACTATTCGTTGCAGCA